One Pseudomonas sp. B21_DOA genomic window, CACATCCGCCACCGATTGCGCATCGCCCTTGACCGAGCGCAGCGGGTTGGCGGCGGCGATCACCGGGTAGCCATCCTTCTCGAGAATCCTGACCACGCCGTTCCAACTGCTCGAATCGGCAAAGGCACCGTGCACTAGCACTACGGTAGGTTTAACCGGCGCAGCGAACGCGGCAGTGGCACCGAACATGGCGGCGGTAAGGGCGAGGGTAGCGAAGACTTTGTTCATGGTGATGTCCTGTCGATTGGTTAATGTAGGAATGGAAGCGACAGGGTTATTTAGCGCGCTAAATGTGTCAGTTATGTGTGCGCACGGCCGGCCTTCGCATGCGTGTGTATCTGTGTTGGCGAAAGCTACACGCTGATACAAAGCGATCCATCCATTCAGATCGCGCGGCGAATCTTGCCCGGGGCCTCGCCGTAAGTTTCCTTGAATTTCTTGCTGAATGCAGCTTGCGACTGATAGCCGACCTGCACGGCAATATCGTTAAGGCCCAGATGCGAATGGCTGAGCAGACTGAACGCCAGCTCCATGCGCAACTGGGTCAGCAGCACCCACGGCGACACGCCAGCGACTCGGGCGAAGGTGCGCATGAACGTCGCGCGGGACATGTTCGCGGTGTCGGCCATGGCTTCGATGGTCCATTCGTGCGCCGGATTGGCCAGTATCGCCTGACAGGTGCGGCCGAGGCGCTGGTCGCCGAGCAGCGCCAGGGTGCTTTGGGCTTGATCGGCACGGACCAGGTGCGCACGCAGGATCAAGGTGAACAAGGCCTGGGACAGTGAATCGAGAAGAAAGCGCGCGCCCGGCTGCTCGCTGTCGGCTTCGCTGCGCAACAGCGCAATCAGGGCTGTCAGCGGCGCATCCACCGGCAAACCATCGTTGGCAATCAACAGGTAATCGGGGAGGGCGGCGAACAGCATCGACGCGCGGTTGTAATGAAAGCCACCGCAGAGCATGTCCAGATCGGCGCTCGCCCCACCGAGCCGATAGATCGGCAACACCCCGCCTGGAATCAGCGTTGGCAGCATTGGCGCTACATCTTTACCGCCGCTGTGCAGCACATGCGGCGTGCCCCGTGGCAACAAAAGAATGTCGCCGGCGCGCATCGCCAGGCGTTGCCCGCTGGCCAGCTCAACCCGGCATTCACCCTTGAGCACGATGTGATAGGGCGCCTTGCCCAAGGCTTCCTGTTGATGATCGCGCGCCCAGTCGCCTTGAAACTGGCAACGCAGATCGAGGCTGCCGCGCACGTTGGCCAGGCTGATGAGCTTATCGAGCGAGTTCATTGGCACCCATCACGATGGAAATCCGCAAAGTTGAGACGATTGAGCAAGACGTTGAGCATGACCGACAAAAGCGCGATTCGGTAGCACCGCAGACTGACTCCACTTTCATTGATCTGGAGAAGTCGCATGTTCACCTCAATCAACGCCGGACTACAACAGCTCGGCAAACTCGATCGCCTCGGTATCCCGCTGATGCGCGTGGCCATCGCCATCGTCTTCCTGTGGATCGGCGCGCTGAAATTCGTCCCGTACGAAGCCGACAGCATCACGCCCTTCGTCGCCAACAGCCCGGTGATGTCGTTCTTCTACGAACACCCGCAAGACTACAAGGCGCACCTGACCCATGAGGGCGAGCTGAACGCCGACAAGCGCACCTGGCAGACCGCGAACAACACCTACGGCTTTTCCACCGGGCTTGGCGTGGTGGAAATCCTCATCGGTCTGCTGGTCCTGTCCAACCCGCTGTCCCGCCGCACCGGCCTGCTCGGTGGCGCGCTGGCGTTCGCTACGCCGCTGGTGACCCTGAGCTTTCTGGTCACCACGCCTGAAGCCTGGGTCGCTGCGCTGGGCGATGGTCAGCATGGCTTTCCCTATCTGTCCGGCGCCGGACGCCTGGTGCTCAAAGACGTCCTGATGCTCGCCGGAGCGCTGCCGGTCATGGCCGATTCCGCGCGCCAATTGCTGACTGAACGTCAGGCCTGAATTCCTTCCCCTTTATAGAGAGATCACACCATGAAAACGTTTATTGCTTTGACCCTCACCATCCTCGCCGGCAACGTCTTCGCCGCCACCGAACCTGCGCAGATCGGCGTGCCACTGGATATCGCCAAAACCATCAGCATCACCGACACCAGCGCCGCCTGCGGAATTGTTCCGGTGGAGGTCGTCTATGAAGACAGCCACGGCCAGCGGCATGTCGCCACGTACAACGTGCTCGGCAATGGCTGCGGTGGCGATTAGCTCAGGTTTGGCCCATAACTGCAGCGGACTCGAATTGCTCAGTCCGCTGCAGCGTTTCCGGAACAGCGATCAACAGCAGCAGGAATGCTGCCGCTGCAATCCCGGCGAGGGTCAGGAATGCCGCGCTGTAACCGGCGGCCTCGACGACGAATCCGGCCAGCCCATTGCTCAGCGCCGCGCCAAGGCCAAATGCTGTGGTCAGCGCGCCGAGGCTGACATTGAAATGCCCGGAGCCGAGGGTGAGATCCTTGACCATCACCGGGAACAGCGCGCCGAACAGCCCAGCGCCGACGCCGTCGAGCAGCTGCACGGCGACCAGCCAGTACGGATCATCCGAGAAGGTGTAGAGCAAGCCACGCAGCGGCAGGATCAGAAAACCCGCCAGCAATAACGGTTTGCGCCCCCAGACATCGGCTTTCGCACCGGCCAGCAGCGCCATCGGCACCATCACCAGTTGCGCGGCGACGATGCACGCCGACGTCAGCGGTGTGGCCATGTGCAAGTTGGCTTGGGCGAGTTTCTGGCTCACCAGCGGCAGCATCGCCGCGTTGGCCAAGTGGAACAGCGCGCAGCACAGGGCAAACATCAGCAACGGGCGATTGCTCAGCAGTACCTTGAACCCGGACGGCTGATGGCTTTGATCGCCAGGCTGCAAACCGCGCGCGACGTCGTGATCTATCGCTTCTGCCGAAACGAACAGCACGGCAATCACACTGGCCAGCGCCATGACCGCCATCAGATAAAACACCGCCACCGGACCGAACAGATAGGCAAACAAACCAGCCAATAACGCTGCGCACGCGTTGCCGGCGTGGTTGAACGTCTCGTTGCGACCGGTACGCCGGGTGAATGCTCGCGGGCCGGTGATGCCCAGGGTGATCGCGGAAATGGCCGGGGCAAAAATAGATGCTGCCGCCGCGCTCAAGGCTTGGGTCAACGCCACCGGACTGAATGAAGTAATGAACGGCAGCACCAGGCAACTCGCCGTCACCAACAGCGCGGCGATGATGACCAGCGCACGTTTCGCCCGGCTGCTGTCAACCAGCGCACCGGCCGGTGTCTGCGTGACCAGTGCTGCAATACCGGCAATGGTCATGACCACGCCGATACTGGCCGGGTCCCAGTGGTGTACGGCGAGCAAGTAGATGGCGAGGTACGGACCGAGACCGTCGCGGACATCGGCGAGGAAGAAATTCAGACTGTCCAGCGAGCGGTTGTTGCGGCGATCGAGATGGCTGATCACGGGGGCAGTCTCTTGAAAGTGAGGTCTGCGAAAATGTATCAACCTCGGCAAACCTAATGACCGAAGCGGCGGGGGATTAGTTGCAGAACGGCGGAGCAGTTGCTGCTCCGCAGATATTCAAGCGTCAGGCGTTTGCAGTATTTCTATCCATAATGCGCCTTTGCCGGAGGCCGCTTCACCGACACGCTTCAGCGCGCCATCCTTGCTCACCGCGTACGTACCGACCTTGGCGCTTTTCTCGCCCGTCACCAGCAGCCAGTGGCCATCGGGGGAGAAGGCGATATTGCGCGGCTGCTGTTCCTGTACTGGGTAGTTGTCGAGAAATTTGAGCCCTCCCGAGGCCGGGTCCACGGCAAATGCCGAGACGCTGCTGCTGGTGCGCTCGCTCATCAGCAGCAGTTTTCCGTCCGGCGACATGCGCAGGTCAGCGGCCCAGATACGTGGGGTCGGGTCGTCTTTCAAGTCGTTGTTGCGCGCATCCCGAACTTCGCCGTGGGCCAGCTTCAAACGCTGGGGAATGCCATTGGCTTCAGCGATTTGCGTTAATGCGCCGCTGGTTTCGTCGATTGAAAACGCGGTCACGGTGCCGCTCATTTCGCCAACGACATAAAGGAATTTGCCGTGCGGCGAGAATGCCAGGTGCCGAGGGCCGGTTTTCTCCGGGACGCTGACCGAGCCGCTGCCGATCGGGCTGAGCTCGCCGGTCTTGGCGTCCAGGCGATATTGCAGCACCTTGTCAGTGCCCAGATTGCCCGCATAGGCAAAGCGGTTGCTCGGCTCGGTGCGAATCGAATGCGCATGCAGGCCGGTCGGGTAGCGCAGGATGTCGGCGGAAGGTAGATGATCTTCGCCGATCTTCTGCACGCTGAGGGTATCGGCGCCGTAGGACGCCGCGAGCAGGTAACGACCTTTTCGGTCGGTCGACAGGTAGGCCATGCTTTCTGCCAGGGGTGCCTGGGTAAATTTTGTCAGGTGACCGCTTGTGGGATCGATCCGATAACCCACGACCTGGAAGGGCTTGACCCGCAAGGCTGCAAACAGCACCTTGCCGTCCGGGGTGAGGGCCATGGGATTGACTTGATCACCGGCCTGGACCTGTTCGATGAGGGTAAGTGCGCCGTTGTTCTGATCAAGGCGGTACTGCGAGATCAGACCGTCGCCGGGGCTTGAGATGTAAGCGTAAGTAGCGGCGTTAGCCGTCACGCTCAACGTGGAGGCGAGCGCAGCGATCAAGAGGGTTGTTTTCATCATTTCCAGCCTTATTGTTGTTGTGATCAGTCATCCTATGAGTGATTGGCTAGGGCATCAACGGCTTTTTAGTAGGCCTGCAACGTCGCCATGCTCATTGGCATGCGCGTGCTAGATGATTTTTATCAGCAGAAATGATCGGGATGGAGGCTAATCAGGAGGTTTGACACATTTTTACATACTCTGCCGTTAGCGTTGTTGTACGACATCCTACCTAATGTGCGCAGTGCAACAATTCTCACAAAAACAATAACGGAGATACCCCTATGACGAGCATGGCTCCACTCGATCATCAGGCCGCTGCGAAACCGCAAAACCTGTTCCTGCGAACGCTGAAACTGCTCGGCCCCGGCATTATCGCCGTGCTGTCGTGGCTCGGTGCGGGCGATCTCATCACGTCTTCAGTGGCCGGTGCGAACTACGGCTACGCCATGATGTGGGTGCTGGCCGTCTCGTTGTTGCTCAGATACCTGATCGTCAACATCATTGCCCGTTTCCAGCTGTGCAATAACCAAGGCATGACCATTCTGCAGGGCTACGCCCAGCTCAACCCGGTGTTTGCCTGGTTCATGCTGGTTTATGCCCTGTTGATGGGGCACCTGATGAACGCCTACATGATCAAGGGGCAGGGAGTCGCTGGCGATGCTGTTCAAGATCGATCAGCCATTGCTGTGCTCGGTGGCGGTGGTGCTGGCGGTCTGGATGCTGGTCGGGCGCAACATCTACACAATGATTGAAGGCGTGATGAAGCTGCTGCTGGCGATCATGACCCTGGCGTTCATCGCTTTGGCGGTGATGTCCGGTCCGGATGTCAGCGGCATCATCAAAGGCACCATCGGCTTCAGCATTCCGCCGGACGAAGGCGTGCATGGCGCGTTGTTGGTAGCGGTTTCAGTGATCGGCGCGGTTGCCGGTTCGATTGCCAACTTCGTGCACCCCTATGTCATGCGCCAGAAAGGCTGGACCGGGCCGCAGCACAAGCGCATTCAGCGTAACGATCTGCTGTTCGCGGTGTTTGTCGGGATCATCATCAACCTGGCGATCTGGATCGTCGGTGCGGAAATCCTGCGCCCCAATGGCATCGAGGTGAAAACCCTGGCTGACTTGGGCAAGGCACTGGAAATCTTCTTCGGCCCGATCGGCTGGTACGTGTTCTTCATCGGCGTGTTCGCGACACTGTTCGCCAGTATTTCAGGCAAGACCACGGCGTTTCCGATGCTGATCACCGATGCCTTCCAGCATGTTCGTCCTGAGCGTCGCGAGAAGTACGGCAAAGAGTTCCATCATGACCCGATGCACAAGTGGTTCATGCTGTTCATCCTGGTCACGCCGCTGATCTGGTCGATGCCGGGCATGCCGGATTTCGTCACCCTGACCATTGGTGTCAGCGCGTTGAACATCATTGGTCTGCCGGTGATTTCTTTGGGCTTGCTGATCATGTCCAACCAGAAATCGCTGCTGGACAAGCAATACCGCAACAACCTGTTTGAAAACATCGCGCTGATGTTTGCTACCGGTCTGGCGCTGTGGGTAGCGTTCCAGTTGGGCGTTGATCTGTTTACTTGATGACGAGCAGTCGAGGGGCGCACGCCCTCGAATGGGCGCTTACAGCGGCACATCCATTTCGATCCGGCGCCACGCGGCTTCGGAAAAGCTGTACACCGAGAAGGCGATCAACCCCAACGCCATCAGCATCAACAGCACGCCGCCGGCCGGCAGATTCTGCAAAGCATCCAGCGCTTCCTTCATGCCGGGTGGATTGGTCGCTTGATAAACCGAGCCGCTGACCGCCATCAACACTGCAATCTCGATAAACACCACGCCGCGGGCGATCAAGCCAAACCGCGACACCGGGCGCACGTAACGCATCACCTCGTCATCCGCTTCGAAGTATTTCTCGAACGTGGCCTTCCAGCCTTTGATGATGTGGGCGATACCGACACCCAGCGGGATCAGCGCGATCAGGTAGATCAACAGGTTCGAATGCTCGAACGACAGCAGCTGCGCGAGCAGATCCTTGGTCTTGCCATCGCCGGAGCCGCCCGAACTCCTGAGACCACTCACCAACAGACCCAAGGCAAAGAAGGCCAGCGCCGCGTTGACCAGCCCGCCGGCGAGCAGACCTGCGCGAATGACCAGGCCTTTGAACTCGGTGCCGTGGTGGTCGACATCGCGGATCGCTTGCAGCGCACGCCAGGCGGCGAAGGCCAGCAGGCCGGCGACCACAACACCGATCAGCACGTAGCCGAAGGGCTGGCTGAGCAATGCTTCAAGGCTTTTGTGACTGTCTTTCGGTTGGTGGAGTCGTGCGCCGCCAGCAGCGCGAAGATGCCGATGATCAGATACAGAACGCCGCGCGCGGCGTATCCGCCTCGGGCAAGCAGGACAAGCGTGTGTTGAGTGGACATGGGTTTTACTTCCAGGGAATCGATGTGAAGCAGACCCGTGGACGGGGCAGGGGTTCGATAAATGCGTCGCCCGTGGGCGACGCGCGCCTTATCAGCCTGCCATGCAGCGCTTGCCTCGCTTCGGCGTCATAACGGCGTGGTCAGCGAAAATGGAATGCGCAGCTCTTCAACCGGCCCTGAATCCCGGCCGCACATTTCGTCGTGCACGCATTGCTGCACCAGCACGCAGGGAAACGCCGGCACGGTTTGCAGCAAGTCGCGCAGGTGGGTGATCGAACGCAGGTGCATTGGCTTGGCCGCGTCATCGAGCAGGGTGAACTGGCCTTGATCCACGCGAATCCGCGCCAGATAAAAACCACCTTCGAGTGACAGCAGCTCCAGTTCGCGAACTTCACTGTTGGCCGCACGTTCGGTCAGGGTTTGCAGATTCATGCTTCACT contains:
- a CDS encoding AraC family transcriptional regulator; this translates as MNSLDKLISLANVRGSLDLRCQFQGDWARDHQQEALGKAPYHIVLKGECRVELASGQRLAMRAGDILLLPRGTPHVLHSGGKDVAPMLPTLIPGGVLPIYRLGGASADLDMLCGGFHYNRASMLFAALPDYLLIANDGLPVDAPLTALIALLRSEADSEQPGARFLLDSLSQALFTLILRAHLVRADQAQSTLALLGDQRLGRTCQAILANPAHEWTIEAMADTANMSRATFMRTFARVAGVSPWVLLTQLRMELAFSLLSHSHLGLNDIAVQVGYQSQAAFSKKFKETYGEAPGKIRRAI
- the rclC gene encoding reactive chlorine resistance membrane protein RclC, with the translated sequence MFTSINAGLQQLGKLDRLGIPLMRVAIAIVFLWIGALKFVPYEADSITPFVANSPVMSFFYEHPQDYKAHLTHEGELNADKRTWQTANNTYGFSTGLGVVEILIGLLVLSNPLSRRTGLLGGALAFATPLVTLSFLVTTPEAWVAALGDGQHGFPYLSGAGRLVLKDVLMLAGALPVMADSARQLLTERQA
- a CDS encoding DUF2790 domain-containing protein; its protein translation is MKTFIALTLTILAGNVFAATEPAQIGVPLDIAKTISITDTSAACGIVPVEVVYEDSHGQRHVATYNVLGNGCGGD
- a CDS encoding MFS transporter; the protein is MISHLDRRNNRSLDSLNFFLADVRDGLGPYLAIYLLAVHHWDPASIGVVMTIAGIAALVTQTPAGALVDSSRAKRALVIIAALLVTASCLVLPFITSFSPVALTQALSAAAASIFAPAISAITLGITGPRAFTRRTGRNETFNHAGNACAALLAGLFAYLFGPVAVFYLMAVMALASVIAVLFVSAEAIDHDVARGLQPGDQSHQPSGFKVLLSNRPLLMFALCCALFHLANAAMLPLVSQKLAQANLHMATPLTSACIVAAQLVMVPMALLAGAKADVWGRKPLLLAGFLILPLRGLLYTFSDDPYWLVAVQLLDGVGAGLFGALFPVMVKDLTLGSGHFNVSLGALTTAFGLGAALSNGLAGFVVEAAGYSAAFLTLAGIAAAAFLLLLIAVPETLQRTEQFESAAVMGQT
- a CDS encoding lactonase family protein, producing the protein MMKTTLLIAALASTLSVTANAATYAYISSPGDGLISQYRLDQNNGALTLIEQVQAGDQVNPMALTPDGKVLFAALRVKPFQVVGYRIDPTSGHLTKFTQAPLAESMAYLSTDRKGRYLLAASYGADTLSVQKIGEDHLPSADILRYPTGLHAHSIRTEPSNRFAYAGNLGTDKVLQYRLDAKTGELSPIGSGSVSVPEKTGPRHLAFSPHGKFLYVVGEMSGTVTAFSIDETSGALTQIAEANGIPQRLKLAHGEVRDARNNDLKDDPTPRIWAADLRMSPDGKLLLMSERTSSSVSAFAVDPASGGLKFLDNYPVQEQQPRNIAFSPDGHWLLVTGEKSAKVGTYAVSKDGALKRVGEAASGKGALWIEILQTPDA
- a CDS encoding DUF6482 family protein; translated protein: MNLQTLTERAANSEVRELELLSLEGGFYLARIRVDQGQFTLLDDAAKPMHLRSITHLRDLLQTVPAFPCVLVQQCVHDEMCGRDSGPVEELRIPFSLTTPL